The sequence CGAGTTTGTGTGCGGGGCTTCGGCAGGGGGTTGGAGAGGCCGGTTCCTCCGGGTGAGGCACGTTCCCTGCCTAAAAACAGGGTTTGGAagctgcggccggggccggggctgttAATTTTGAGGGAATTTTGCGAGTTTGGTGTCAGATCCTGATTCTCTCTCCAATTTCGGAGGCAGTTTCGCAGGGACGTGATCAAGGCCATTCCCATCGGAGTTATCGCCATCCCGCCCTTCGCCAACTTCTTGGTCATCGTCCTGATGTGAGTACCAGCGTCGTGGTGATCGCCGGGGCTCGGCTGCGGCCCCGATCTTTGGGCTCCTTGATGCCAATATCTTAAATTCTGcggaactgggttttttttttttagttataaatCCAGCCAGCCagtctcccttcctctctccacctctCGCTGTAATAAAAAATACCCGTAGCTGACGAGCCCAGCGATCGTTTCGCAATACCGGCTCCTGCGTGCCAGCAACCCGCCCGGCTCCCTGTTTCTGACATGGAGAAATAATCCCTGGCACGCAGGGAACAGCCCTGTGCGTGCTTGGCTGGAGAAACCTCCTTGCACAattccctcccagctgcctctgTAGCGCTTCGAACatccctctccctgccagctgtcctgctgctggagctAAATCCGGGCTAAACCCCTGGATTTTTCAAATCTGCTCCCTGGTTTTCGTGTCCTGCAGGTGGGCGAGAGCCCCGCTGTGTAAAATGGCGCAGGGTGGCGATCTCTGCGTTGTGTCGAGCGTCGGCTGCAGCGGAGAAGCTCCAGCCGGGCCCGGCAACGATCCGATTGCCCAGAGCGCTCCTTCCTGAGCTCTCCACGGCCTTTGGAGGAGCAAATCTCCTTCTCTGATAAGGTGACCGGCTTAgcggaggaggggaaggcagtggatgttgttCACCGTCTCGGATCTGATTGATTCATTcatgacacggtttcccacagcgttctcctggagaaactggctgctcatggcttagacggGCGTACGCTTctctgggtgaagaactggctggatggccggccCGGAGCGCGGCGGtggagggagctggaggcagcggtGGCCGCTCGCCAGCcgcgttccccagggctcggtgctgggccggttctctttaatatcttaaCGGTCTGGGCGAGGGGATCGAGTGACCCTCGGTCAGTTTGGAGACGACCCCACGTTGTGCAGGATGTCGATCTCTTGAGGGGAgggaggctctgcagagggatctggtcaggctggatccatgggctggggccaactgtgtggggttcaacaaggccaagtgctgggtcctgcacttgggtcacagcaaccccatgcaacgctgcaggcgtggggaagagtggctggaaagtgcccgggggaaaaggacctgggggtgttggtcgacagccgcctgaatatgagccagcagtgtgcccaggcggccaggaaggccaacggcatcctggcttgtatgaaaaatagcgtggccagcaggactagggcagtgatcatcccctgcgctcggcactggtgaggccgcacctcgaacgctgtgtgcagtgttgggcccctcactccaagagagacattgaggggctggagcgtgtccagagaagggcagcggagctggggaagggtctggagcacaaggctgatggggagcggctgggggaactggggtaggatgagaggaaacggcctcacgttgtgccaggggaggtttagactggatataaggaaaaatttcttcactgaaaagcgtgtcaagcactggaacgggctgctcagggaagtggtggagtcaccgtccccgggggtatttaaaagccgtgtggatgtggtgcttagggacacggtgtagtggtgggcttggcagtgctgggttaacggttgggcttgatgatcttaaagatctttttgcaacctaaacgattctgtgattcccaggCTCACCCCTTTGGAGGAGCGAACATCCACAGCTCCTAGGGGCGAGACGTGCTGCCCCGGCGCAGGACGTTGCTTGCGCCTCTTTCCAGTGGCACAAAATCCGACTGCCCCAGCTCGTGCGTGAGGTTTTCCTCCCTCAATCcctgtctcctcttctctccaagGTATTTCTTCCCACGCCAGCTCCTGATCCGCTACTTCTGGACCCCCAACCAGCAGGTTGAGTTCCTGGACGCCTACGACGCCATCCGGAGAGACTCGTATCCGGACGTGGTGGAGAGTTTAGCCCTGGCAGCGCGTTCCCTGCCGGAGCCGCAGCTCCAAAAACGCCTGCAGGAGCTCTGTGCCGAGGTACGTCAACGCCGCGGCCGGTATCACCCGTCCCGCCTgtgccgctgctgccgcctcgGCCCTGCCTGGTGGTGATGAATGCCTGTGGGAGGTGTCGGCAACGCACGCCGTGGCCCTTTCAGGTGCAGCGAGGTTCCCAGCCGCGCGTGGCCGAACTCTACGCTGTGAGAAGTTTGTTTTCGGGATCTCCGCTGGGTCTGAACAAGCTCCAGGTGTCTCATGTGGTGAGTGCGGCTTTTCTCCTGccagcagctcagagctggctcTTGCCAAAGAGCGCCGAGGTGCTAATCAACTCAGCTGCGCCCCAAACAGGGTGTTGTGCCCTAAAACCAGTCCAGTTgtgaatgaaaagctggacgtgagctggcagcgtggccagcaggtcgagggaagggatcctgcccctctgccgcGCTCTGGTGACATCCCccggagcactgcgtccagctcgcGGGCCCCCAAGGTAAGGaggacacggagctgttggagcgggtccagaggaggccacgaaaatgatgcgagggctggagcacctctgctagaaggacaggctgagagctggggttgttcagcctggagaagagaaggctgcagggagaccttatcgcgGCCTTTCGGTATATAAAGGGGGCtccaggaaagatggggagggactttttagtagggcctgcagcgacaggacgaggggtaatggttttaaactaaaagaaagtAGATTCAcactagatattaggaagaaatttttacgCTGAGGGGGGTGAGGCACTGGcccgggttgcccagagaggaggtggatgccccatccctggacacattccaggccaggctggacggggcttggagcaacctgctctggttgaagctgtccctgctcatggcaggggggttggactggatgagctttaaaggtcccttcctgcccaaaccattctgtgattctgtgaaaacagcccCAAGAACGAGACTGTTTGTCTGTCCTTGCTGTAGGTCCCTGGCTCGGTGGGACCGTGGGCCACATCTGCGCCATCCCACGCACCCAAACTCGCCCCGGACACCCGTgtccagcccagggcagagctcgTGGCTCTGGACACCCGCTCCCTGCTCTGCTCGCTGGGCCAGGCAGCCGAGCTGGGCGTAACGAGAACTGCTAGGGGCGGCTCAGGGTTTCAGCATGGGTAGGACAATTAGTCAGATAATTAAAAGGGAACAAAATATGGGGCATGTCTGGAACGGGAGAGGCTTTGTCTGATTTAAGTTGTGCCTGAATGGGTCAGAGACCCATTTTTGTAGGGGTCGGACACCCTCACCGGTGACCCTGCCCTTGTTTTCTCTCTCAGAAAGCCCTGAGCCAGGTCCTGTTTCTCACCACCCACTTGCCGGCCTTTTTCCTGAGGCATCGCCTGCGGAGCCACGTCTTGGAGATCCGGCACCTGGACCGCGCCATGCTGCGCCTGGGCTTGGGCCAGCTATCCGAGGAGGAGCTGAAAGCGGTGAGGACGCTTCCTCCAGCCCCGCGCCGGCTGCTTTACCCTGGGGTTGCGTCATCCCGGCCATTCCCATCGTTAGCAGAGCTGCGTCGGGGCACAGCACGTTCCTCCAGACCCACCGCGAGGCGGATTGTGGCCGCTCTCCTCCGGGAAGGCATTTTCTGAGCCCATTTTCCGTGCTGGGACCACGCTGGGGCACCACGGGGCACGGTTCCCCATTGCTCAGCTCCACTTCACGCCGAGGAAGGGTCACGGCGCGATCCCCGGCGTTTCGTGTGACCTGGAGTGCCCGACCCTGAACGTGtccgtattttttttttcctctcccctgctccGCAGGCTTGTTACCTCCGTGGCCTGAACTCCACTCATCTCGGCATGTCCGAGTGCAGAGCGTGGCTGGAGCAGTGGCTGGGGCTCTCCTGCAAGCTGCAAGGTAACGGTGGCCgaggggcagctcctgcctggtggGGCAGGGGGGCCTGGGAGCCTCTCGAGTTTCTCTGGGCGCAGGGAGCGTCGGCTCCGGGGAAATTTGGGGTAAACGGTGGCTTTATTCCCCTCTGGGCTGCCCCGTCGATCCCCCGGGGCCTCGTCCCTCAGAGGAGGACGCGGCGGAGTGTGCTGGCTCTCCTCAGGGATGTGTCTGTGTGAAATACCCGCAAGGGACAGCCCGTGCCCGGGTGTCCCTGTCCCACAGACCTCGTGGTGGCAGATTCGagccccgcagcagcaccggggGAAGCAAAATGGGAGCGGGAGGGAAATGGGGAACCCAGAGCAGATGAAAAAGCCCCTggagagaggggccgggggcgagggggagcCCCGCAGCCTCTGGTGCCCACCGGCAGCTTGGGGCGAGCCCGTTTGGAGTGGTTGTTCCGCAGCAGCGCTGCTCTGACCCCGCTCTCGtgttttttcagcttctgaagcTTCGCTTCTGGCGAACAGCATGGTCCTGCTGTCCCTCAACTACGTCAGGGCCAAGGAGTGACGGCCGAGCCGCCGGCTGCGTGCCCTCACCCCTGGCATCGCGCGCCGATTTGGTGATTCCCAGCCTGGCGCCGCAAAACCGCCTTTCGGTGATGTGAAACCACAGCCCGGAGTCGGCGAGAGGGGCCCCGATGCGGCCGCGGGGACGAAGACGCGATTCCCTCCCTCCTGCGCCGGAGGTTTGTGCCGGCGCCggctcttctctttcccttcgTGCTGTCGGAGCGGGCTGGCGATgccgcggggctgagccctgtCCCTGCCGTCGCTCCGTCGGAGGAGGCGGCTTCACCGTTATGGCTCT comes from Mycteria americana isolate JAX WOST 10 ecotype Jacksonville Zoo and Gardens chromosome 26, USCA_MyAme_1.0, whole genome shotgun sequence and encodes:
- the LETMD1 gene encoding LETM1 domain-containing protein 1 — encoded protein: MALSRAGCRGPLWRLGPGPGPAAGLSRSRGPLEPRPGRAALRSPVCCLSTKAGSRSVLAALVSKAKRINGRYERFLERTFPRFYVLYATFTKGIQALFLEVKEIRKIKSKMSHQRLSVQQLPYREMERLRQFRRDVIKAIPIGVIAIPPFANFLVIVLMYFFPRQLLIRYFWTPNQQVEFLDAYDAIRRDSYPDVVESLALAARSLPEPQLQKRLQELCAEVQRGSQPRVAELYAVRSLFSGSPLGLNKLQVSHVKALSQVLFLTTHLPAFFLRHRLRSHVLEIRHLDRAMLRLGLGQLSEEELKAACYLRGLNSTHLGMSECRAWLEQWLGLSCKLQASEASLLANSMVLLSLNYVRAKE